The Quercus lobata isolate SW786 chromosome 9, ValleyOak3.0 Primary Assembly, whole genome shotgun sequence region GAGATGAGACTTAAGAGAAAGCCCCTGACTAGCTTATTCGACCTCCTTGAGGGTCAACTGGGGAAGGGTGCGCAGGGAACACCGCAGTCCAGCGCTCCGCCTCCACCACCTCAACCCCAGACCATCCAAACTAGGTCATCCTCCACAAAGTCGCAGCCACAATCTCCccgccccaaacttcctgctcctccctaaccagctctgcctcctcggccgGAGCCCACTAActtaaagagaaagaggaatccCAAGGGTAAGGAAGCCATGGACGGGGGAAAATCACAATCTTCTAAGGAGAGGGATGAAGTCCCGCGTGTGAAACAATTAAAGATTGGGCACCAAAGCAAGGGTAAAGAGACCGAAGCCCCATCCGCCCAAAGCAAGGGGAAGGGGATCGAAGGCCAATCCTTGCCAAGCGCCTGGCTTCCCGCCCCAATGCctcacggtgggcgccaattgtagggactcaATTCATGACGACCCCAAGATGatattgggctcgtatgtaaagagggcccaaataatatcatttgtagagcgtgggtttgaaaggctaggccttggtcatcgGACAGTGGTTAATCGTGGTGTTCATACGAAAGTAGGCCATATTCACCGGACGATGGTTAATCGTGGTGTTCATACGAAAGTAGGCCATGTTCGCTTCGAGGAGTTTTTCTCCTTGAGGCGGtctaggaggctctggttcttgacCTTTTTTCCCCTGTCCTTTTGGTGCATCaactttcacattatatagcccttcttggttgatcctagccctccacttgttgatcaagcAGGTGCCTACTTAAGTACCCGTCCCATCGGTTGCCTCCCCTTGCTTTTCATTAGTTGCGATAACCGAAGCCACCCtgttcaggcgtcttttctcattaatatggttaggacgtttgcgggcgcatttaatgcggaggagacgtatttaccttgaaccagCTTCATACCAtacccccacgtgggtcccattctacttgCCTCTTCTTCAGGGGGTTTTTTGGGGGCAGCCTTCAACGAGAtgttgctcttccctttgaagtcttggaatgccgaggacagggtcatcctcggctgtgcccCCCGGCTGTTCGGCCTTTCcttattcgtcctcggcaaataccctcctcggcacgggccctgggccctggtagagcgtgggccggatcataagttctctggccccacaacaTATATTAAGAATGTCAACACAAATGGaagtaaaatttttcttatttcaaataaccataaaagtcaaaaaaattaaatgaaaaatattttaaaaccatattgaaattataaaatttcctTGATATAGCGTTTTTCTTAttccaaaagagaaaataacaaactatttaaaaaaaatattttgaaattaggTAGATAAGTGATTTGGAGCAcatgaaaaaattttgacagTTTTAGACTttgtttgggaggagggaatggaatggaatggaatgtaaatgaatgaaaaaaatcattttaaaatattatccccttcccttgtttgggagttttaataaaGGGAATGGAAAGCTCATTCCCTTGTTTTggagtttaagtaggagggaatggaatgggtaggagggaatactcatttctctctattcccttaaaacctcaaattttcattccccccgaaattgggaggaataggagggaatgaaattagatttaatgacttttttactaaaactctcaaaatacccCTGTATATttaactctttattttaaaataggggtctaatagtaatattgtcataaaatgattccattccatttccttCATGTTACTCctaaacaagattacttacattccattcatttccattcctttattgtaaaacatccaatcaaggttacttaattccatttcattccattcatttcccttacttaaatatattccattcctttccattcccttatgatcattcaattccattccatttccttcccttatgaactcccaaacaaagCCTTAAAGAATTTATCTGGGTTGAACTGgtcatctctttttcttttccttctttattataattcactctttttctttttcttctttattataattcaatagttagaaAAATGAACAATGACAAATTTGAACCATGGGTGTTTGGGTTAAAAACACCCTAGGAAGTGTCAACCAAGCTACAAgcctacaaggctcttggcaattGGGTCATATCATTATGGGGTgtatcataaaaaaattgtgacttcATCCTatccccccccaaaaaaaaggatttctcaatctttaaaatttagttttgctatatatatatatatatatatatatatcataactTTGATTTAATGGTGTTCGCTTTATGATGATTACCCTTTATTATTCTCAAGTGTCTTATTCAATGGCAAAGGACTTCAGCAGTTAcactaactagaacccactgTTATTTATATTCATAATTTTGTATCCCACATATTTAGTTTCCAAATAATGGAGATAGATACATAGATCAACAATCTTATTAgttagtattattttattatacaaatTCCAATCACTATTTAATCATAACTTGAAAGTGAATATTTGAttatgtaaagttaaaaattgatcccaaaatccttttttctttattttgcaaACTTTTAGACCTTATTATGTGGTGTAGGCATGCAGCGCCCTTCTTTTCGTGAAATTATTCAGTGTATTATGAACTACACTAGTACTCCCTCATTTGACATAAAAGAGAATCTCACTTGTAAGTTACAGATAGGGTTGTTCACATGTcggtttgggttgggtttgtgccCTACCTGCAACTGACCCCATCAAATTGGGTAAGGAATTTTCAGATTTGCAACTGACCCATAAAGGTATCTGGTTGGTCGATTTGAGTTTTTGTCGGGTGGTGGTCAGTTTCGAGTGAAGCTAAAAACCACCAAAAAGCAGCGAGATATTGTTTGATCCAATGAGATCTCACCATATCCATCCTAGATCCGATAAGATCCCGTCGGATCTAGAGGGATTTCCACCAAATTGTACAGACAATTCGTTGGATTTGATGAATTTCTGTTGAATCTGGAGTATCTCTGCCAGATTTAACTATATTGGTCGTTGAAATCGACCGTATCTAGCTAGAAAAGTCATCGAAAAGCTTGAGAAATCACTAAAATTGATGTATTTTGTTAGGTGGGTTTCACGGGTTTTGGAGGAGGAGACCCAAAATCTATTCATTGGTGTTGGGTTTTTAAAGGTCGAGAGCCACATCCAACTACCAGAGCAATCAGATCGGGTGGCAATAGGTTGAGTACGATTGGGTTTTGTGGGTTGGTCATGTGGGGTGGACACTTGACACCCCTAGTTACACACATGTCACCAACATTTGGTTGCAtttacttcattcataaattttttcttaaactttttcttttattgcttcTTCAAAAATTATGTGAGAGAAAGCTGTAGTTTACCTAATGgatcaaataattaatttctcCTTTTTCACCGCGTTAAGTCTTGATAACAAAAGTCAAAGTGCAAATTCAGTTGAATTAGTTAATCtttttattgtaaatttttttcctttctgtaCAGTATGTGTCACCTGTAGATCTTCCATATAAACAAAGTATGATATCAATGTACGTATAAAAATTGTAtgagttaaaataaataaataaataaaattacgaGTCTCAATGTGTTTTGAAGTAAGCCAATAGCCCCACAAGAGGTGCATTTATGTACGTGGTTGGCTCTGATTGCACAAAATCTGCTCGAGAATCATTGTATGAGTCTTTGATATCAGGTCCTCCAACAACAGCCCCTATAAGCAAGTTTGGATTAGGGTTGTTGCTGCTAAAATATGGGGTTCCACCTTTACAATCAATGGGCCCTGGTTGTTGATTAATTGAAGGTAAGGAAGATCCACGATGGTGTATCCTCTGAGGAAACTTCTTTCCATATCCCACCATGTATGACATGTTCAATGGGTTACTTCCTAGTATATAATCCACCTGCATCAATAGCATTATAAATGTCAAccttaatttatatatattctactcCTAAGTTTAATTAAGTCCTAACACTTGGGTCTTTAAGAAAGCCATTGGAAAGTTAGCAGATCTTCTCTTAACATAACCCAAATCTTCCTTTTTGTCTTTCTTATTCTTTACTTGAATTTTGAGTAAGTTAAATTACTAGTTTAGTAGTCCTTCATTGATTTGGTAAAGTTCAATTTGATTTCTTGACTGTTAATTATATCAACAAGTCccactctaaaaaaaagaaggccCTACAATTATTATAATTGCAATGAGATCTCGTTCTAATACGGATATGATACGGCATGACATATATCCAAAAATGGTCACACgttatttttttggtgttctGTCTAATATATTTATTGGAGCACTTGTCTGAAACTTCACCCTAGGAAGGTGATAGATTCATTTGGCTTCAAATGTCACAATGATTAACAAAAATTCAAGTGAAAAAACGATTTCTGAATTCTGAATCATCTtaagaaacagaaaaagaatTGCAATATTTGAAAACTCCGATTCATGTGGGAAATGATTAAATACCCTTTCCATTTTAATGAGGCACCTAGTAATAATAACCAGATgaaattttctactttttggAGTGATTGCTAATATGCTATTCTTTGAGAAAACATAATCAAAGTTGATCAAATTATACCATTTTGAAAAACCATGAAATGCATGCATACATACCTGTCCTCTGGCAACTTGTATAAGCCTAGCCGGAGTGGCAACAACTCCACCACAATGAATCACTCTATTTCCTTGACTCAAATAGCGAGCATAAACAACAAGAAGAAAGGACAAAGCTGTCGGATGTTGCAAGTTACTTCCCCCCGGTTTGAATAAAAGCCCACCTGATCAATTTAAATATTAgtaattttatcaataaaagtaATTATTAATACTCAAATGGAACATATATAAGAAAGAAGTTAAATATGTTAGAGATATGAGTTTAGGATTAACAGCCCACTGTCTTATATAAACTGCCTCATtccaaattgaacaattaatcATTGGGATGATActcattataaaaaaagaaattaaaaaaaaaaaatatatatatatatatatatatatatatcattggtAGCCTACTTTGCTTTGGGTAGGTTTTTCACTCTACCTTGGCTCATCCCTTCCCGCccaatgtgtgtgtgtatatatatatatatatatatatatatatagtacatatcttatttttattttatttttataaaaaatacatatcctatctataatttatatttttaaaacaatcaTATTACTATTTCTAAAACAATTATTTCTCTCTTACTCAATACTCTCACATATGCCTCTCTTTTTTGTTGCCCATCTCCATATCAACAATGCTTAAGTCATCTTATTAGAGATGACAAAATACCTCCAACTTGTCATACCCTCTTACTTGCGCTATTGTCCCGAAGAACAGACAGAACACTCATAATCTAATCCCGCTTTGCCCAATTGCCATCATCACTTTAGCGTGGAGTTTGTCTTGTTATAAATTCCAAGTCTTGTACGGTTGCTTAACtcaaataatacaattttttctatCCACACTCAAGATAAATCTGGTCTAGGATTGAAACACCACTCAACACTTTATTTTGTGCAATTAGATTATTCCCAACACTGATGTCAATAATGCCAATATAGCTGCGATAGAATTACCTGGAGAATATTGGACTGAAACTGTTGGTGATTCAGGTAACACAGTACACACAAACTTGTCCGCATTAGGAATGAAGGGACTAAAATTTGGGTTGCTATTCATCACCAACTGCTAATTCAAAAAgtcataacaaataaattaatacattGAGCACAAGAATTCTatggaaattaaagaaaataagtaattaTGCATGCAAGTATGTACTTACATTGGAAACAAGTATGCTAATTCCGGCGTGCTTTGTGTCCCATCCAAATTCAGCATAACTTCCACCACTATATGAAAAACCATTTATATTTTTGACAACAGTGTTTTCCAAATTGTGTATATTCTCTACAACATAATTCCAGTAATTAGAATCTTTACTTGCTCGATATAACCATGCAGCTCCCCATAGCAATTCATCCTGTAAGAAATTGTCTTGTCAACAATGTAATTTTACCAATTTAACTATACCAATTCATGGATTAActtgcccaaaaaaaataaataaataaaaattgtagtcATCTTGGTGAATGGTTCTAGCTAGAATAACAACCAAAGCATTCAGTctaaaaagtgagaacaaatacatacagaattttttatttttttataaaatacattcaaaaagttattaagtACTCTTCAACTAGgatgatattattattttttaattgaaataagCTAGTAACCTATTATAAAATTAACTTTTCACTTAACTTTCTAACCCATACATTGAATTAGTTGGGTTGATTTATTGTTATAAAGTAACACCTCATCTGCAATTTAGAAATACCTAATAATTACTCATATAACATGATGTGTACACACTTAAGCTATTAATTAATATGCTTATATTTTGagattgtaatttgtaaattatggTCAAAGGCATAATTTGTTACATGTCCGAATGGGATTTTGCATATTGGAAATTCATACATTCTTATGTGAAAATTAGTACGATATATGATACATGTTGAATTATCATCTTAATTACTAGTTGATTAACAACTTTCTGATGCACACCTGATAGCCACTGAAATCACAATAAAACGGGCACACCCATCGGCCAATACCATCATTATAAGATCCCTGGTACTGATTCGCAAATTCGAAAACCTAATCCATACACAAAAAATAGTCATCAATGATTAAGCAAACatgtttattcattttaataaataaataaataaaagcaatgtTTACAACGTTCCTTCTCTGATTGTTTTGACATtaacattttctgaaaaatgaatcatttttcgaaaagcattttttagaaaattatttcaGTATTCTATATTTGGTAGCGTCCTTAGAATGAGTTGAAAAACTATCTCTTAACTTTTCTTATTTAACTTCGCATGAGATAGAATTGTTTTCCTTATTTAGTTTTGCGTGAGAtaaagggtctgtttggtacatgtgtttaaaaactgaaaattattgtttgaaaacatttgtggaaatatgtgtgggtgaaaaagtgtatggaaatacgtgtaatgttgtttaaaaactaaaaatagttgtttgaaaatacaaaccaaacacccccaaagtctttttccaaagaatttagcaaaaaacaataaaaaaaaagttaagaaataattttcttttgatccATTTATTACCAAACACaggaaaatgcaaaaaattatctttacataatattttccaatgaaacaaacgGAGTTTAGCTAACTAAATTGGACATGAGACTGACTTGTGGCTATTTAGGACACAAGTCACATCtttattgaatataaattatttGTCTTATTCTAAGTGTTTCACTTTATACTTTACCAATTGTAGTATGATATGTGGTTGATTTTTTCCAATTTAAACTTTATTTACTttataaggggaaaaaaagaacataTGATATAATGTGATTTGGTAAAGTATAAAGTGAAGTAGAGGATTTTAATTAATACTTGGCTAGTGAACTCAAGCACATGAAGcaagcaggaaaaaaaaaaagagcaaaaatatatatattttaacaaaagaaaaaaaaaaaaaatatatatatatatatatatataattttctaaaTAAGAGGATGTGGGTCTCATTTACCGTTCTAGCCCTACTAAGAAGCCTTGCAGAATATTCAAGATCAATGGCTCTAAACACCAAGGAAGAGGCTGCAAGTGCTGCGGCAATTTCAGCTGAAACTTCAGAGCCAGGGAATTGTTTGCTCACAGCATAGGAGGTTCTAGGTGTGTCCATGTCTTCAGGTCTCTCCCAACAATTGTGGTCAGCATATGGGTCACCAACTTGGGCATAGACAAAGCCAGGGATGCTTGTGGCCTTGAGAAAATAGTCTGTGGCCCATTTAATAGCATCCAAAGCATTTGAAAGGTCCGAGCCCATGGAATTTCCAAACTCTAATACACTCCATGCCAAAATTGTTGTTGAGAATGCCATTGGAAAGTTGAATTTGACATTGTCACCAGCATCATAGTATCCACCTACCAAATCAACCTAGGGATGGCATGGAATTATCAATAAGTTTAGctatatacaaaaaatttcataatttttttcttaactgtTTAGATagttttagtatattgtgattagtatataataaaaattatgttagtAATAGACCTATATGAATATAaacaatgttttctttttcaatgacaattaaattcaatacaactatgtttaaatttaattagggAATCTAAttaatatactatatataaggcactatacttaagttttgtcctaCTTAAGTACCTAAGTTTAGGAAGATGatgttcataaaaataaataaataaaaaattcagaaaaatgacacgttgttaaattttatatacGTGTTTGAACGTTTGCttgaatttatttaaactaatttatatatatcatagTTTGGCCCCCAAGCAAAAATTCTTAGCTCTACCTCAGTTTGTATTGTTTTGGGATTATATGTACTCGATAGTTGATAGTTGATATAACTTGAAAATGTTCGTCAAACTATTTTATTCAATTGCATAGgattaaattgtttaaaaattttaaaatgcttggttgttatgtgaaaaaaataaaaaataaaaattagccaAAAGCGTATTTGTTTTGAAGTGCTCAATTTGCAATAAAcagaaatatattaattggcCTCAGAGTCATCTAAATCAGTTATCACATATTAATttcaccatttaaaaaaaaaaaattactttctaACAAAAGTCTTAGAAAATTggtgaagaaaatgaaattcagTATTAAAAAAGTAAGTCTTTTCTGAAGCTTCTTGAGGTTACATTGATGAATAAAATGCAGGCCCACAAATTATGAAcaattgtttcaataaaataaaataaaaagttgattaATCCCTTTCCCTCGGTAGTTCACATAAATTTGACCACAAGTTACAATTTCTGTTTTCTGAAAGGAATTGCAAGATATTAAAAACTAAGGTTGTCAAAATTGGGATCTTACGTAGGATCGTTAAAGGCAGGTGGGATCATAGATTGTATGATCGAATCGTGAATTGTAAGatcctacatattttcaaatttaaagcaaaaaacacattgataatgactttgtatgttgaataatcacgtaaattataaattcatcgataaaaaaactaagatttACATCATATGATATAATTTGCATGTCATACATTGCTAAGTCTATACtaacgaaacaaatatatttaagttttgacccaatgtatttaaaaagttcaataaatatttaattagcaaccaaataccaaaatatttatcaaaaaatatggaaaatattttccaagtttgaaatccaaaataagttagcaaatggGAACTAACTAATtacaatatgaaatccaaaagtaaGAGGAAGATTAAGGTGAAGTGAACATAATTATTCTCATTCTGAGGTTCTTATAACCACTATCCCaaattcctaatcatcatccatttcatcatctatgtaaacattatatatttgtatactagagctgcaaaaaatatcaaaatacaatttcacactcaactattcaagttataaCGCTTAGCAACAATTAAAGAGCATGTTCAAAAAAAgcaatcaatcaatatacaaatacaagcatatctgataaaattatatataaaaaaatattttagtaatattagaacATAAGTTAGTATgttgatcaaacaaatttaacaacattatagCTTAAAATGCAGCAAAACCAAcgtcaaattcttcatttagaaatgatgaagcattccttcattttgattacaagtgaactagaaactaaaa contains the following coding sequences:
- the LOC115958905 gene encoding endoglucanase 4-like isoform X2, with translation MSQVQWLLVLVAMTMVVATKVASHDYGDALSKSILFFEGQRSGKLPPNQRMTWRKDSALRDGFDIGVDLVGGYYDAGDNVKFNFPMAFSTTILAWSVLEFGNSMGSDLSNALDAIKWATDYFLKATSIPGFVYAQVGDPYADHNCWERPEDMDTPRTSYAVSKQFPGSEVSAEIAAALAASSLVFRAIDLEYSARLLSRARTDELLWGAAWLYRASKDSNYWNYVVENIHNLENTVVKNINGFSYSGGSYAEFGWDTKHAGISILVSNLVMNSNPNFSPFIPNADKFVCTVLPESPTVSVQYSPGGLLFKPGGSNLQHPTALSFLLVVYARYLSQGNRVIHCGGVVATPARLIQVARGQVDYILGSNPLNMSYMVGYGKKFPQRIHHRGSSLPSINQQPGPIDCKGGTPYFSSNNPNPNLLIGAVVGGPDIKDSYNDSRADFVQSEPTTYINAPLVGLLAYFKTH
- the LOC115958905 gene encoding endoglucanase 4-like isoform X1, translating into MSQVQWLLVLVAMTMVVATKVASHDYGDALSKSILFFEGQRSGKLPPNQRMTWRKDSALRDGFDIGVDLVGGYYDAGDNVKFNFPMAFSTTILAWSVLEFGNSMGSDLSNALDAIKWATDYFLKATSIPGFVYAQVGDPYADHNCWERPEDMDTPRTSYAVSKQFPGSEVSAEIAAALAASSLVFRAIDLEYSARLLSRARTVFEFANQYQGSYNDGIGRWVCPFYCDFSGYQDELLWGAAWLYRASKDSNYWNYVVENIHNLENTVVKNINGFSYSGGSYAEFGWDTKHAGISILVSNLVMNSNPNFSPFIPNADKFVCTVLPESPTVSVQYSPGGLLFKPGGSNLQHPTALSFLLVVYARYLSQGNRVIHCGGVVATPARLIQVARGQVDYILGSNPLNMSYMVGYGKKFPQRIHHRGSSLPSINQQPGPIDCKGGTPYFSSNNPNPNLLIGAVVGGPDIKDSYNDSRADFVQSEPTTYINAPLVGLLAYFKTH